Proteins encoded in a region of the Tripterygium wilfordii isolate XIE 37 chromosome 21, ASM1340144v1, whole genome shotgun sequence genome:
- the LOC119990149 gene encoding transcription factor bHLH112-like isoform X1: MGSNTTSGIMRNEILPSMSSHQLYNFGNNDIQFWDSDVSLQFDGQVNAHGTDGFCVESIAPDDADTSNPYQSLTNYQPGQANPSYLSKSCSFDNLAQPSMLLNKMVSVPQTEMGFTSTQNTAGKRPVKPISLPQTDLCELIGNQTSSGERKNKKRKKGIAIDEQRRSQNPSALKDVQEHKVPVRRSQKLSEKITALQQLVSPYGKTDTASVLQEASFYIRLLQEQIQNLIQTQSSLYSYGVQDHAPLLIIGERPVDLQSRGLSLVPISITQKLTEDRIDPPAFSKKAFLHRHS, from the exons ATGGGTAGTAATACTACTTCAGGGATAATGAGGAATGAGATTCTTCCATCAATGTCTTCACATCAGCTGTACAACTTTG ggAATAATGACATTCAGTTCTGGGATTCTGATGTTTCTTTGCAGTTTGATGGTCAAGT AAATGCACATGGTACTGATGGCTTTTGTGTGGAGTCCATAGCACCAGATGATGCAGACACCTCTAATCCTTATCAGTCCCTCACAAACTATCAACCAGGTCAGGCCAATCCCA GTTATCTGTCTAAATCTTGCAGCTTCGACAACCTCGCTCAGCCGTCAATGTTGCTCAACAAAATGGTGTCTGTCCCACAAACTGAAATG GGCTTTACAAGCACACAAAATACAGCAGGCAAGCGTCCCGTTAAGCCTATTTCGCTGCCCCAAACTGATCTTTGTGAGCTAATTGGAAATCAAACAAGTTCCGGTGAGCggaaaaacaagaagagaaagaagggcaTTGCCATCGATGAACAACGGCGTAGTCAAAACCCATCAGCATTGAAGGATGTCCAAGAGCACAAG GTTCCTGTGAGGAGAAGTCAAAAATTAAGTGAGAAGATCACAGCTCTTCAACAGCTTGTCTCTCCTTATGGCAAG ACGGATACTGCCTCAGTACTTCAAGAGGCTAGTTTCTATATCAGGCTCCTCCAAGAACAAATCCAA AATCTGATTCAGACGCAAAGCAGTTTATATAGCTATGGTGTTCAAGATCATGCCCCACTACTG ATCATTGGAGAGAGACCAGTGGACCTACAGAGTAGAGGGCTTAGCTTGGTTCCTATATCAATCACACAGAAATTAACAGAAGACAGAATTGATCCTCCTGCATTTTCAAAGAAAGCTTTCTTACATAGACATTCTTAA
- the LOC119990149 gene encoding transcription factor bHLH112-like isoform X2, which translates to MGSNTTSGIMRNEILPSMSSHQLYNFGNNDIQFWDSDVSLQFDGQVNAHGTDGFCVESIAPDDADTSNPYQSLTNYQPGYLSKSCSFDNLAQPSMLLNKMVSVPQTEMGFTSTQNTAGKRPVKPISLPQTDLCELIGNQTSSGERKNKKRKKGIAIDEQRRSQNPSALKDVQEHKVPVRRSQKLSEKITALQQLVSPYGKTDTASVLQEASFYIRLLQEQIQNLIQTQSSLYSYGVQDHAPLLIIGERPVDLQSRGLSLVPISITQKLTEDRIDPPAFSKKAFLHRHS; encoded by the exons ATGGGTAGTAATACTACTTCAGGGATAATGAGGAATGAGATTCTTCCATCAATGTCTTCACATCAGCTGTACAACTTTG ggAATAATGACATTCAGTTCTGGGATTCTGATGTTTCTTTGCAGTTTGATGGTCAAGT AAATGCACATGGTACTGATGGCTTTTGTGTGGAGTCCATAGCACCAGATGATGCAGACACCTCTAATCCTTATCAGTCCCTCACAAACTATCAACCAG GTTATCTGTCTAAATCTTGCAGCTTCGACAACCTCGCTCAGCCGTCAATGTTGCTCAACAAAATGGTGTCTGTCCCACAAACTGAAATG GGCTTTACAAGCACACAAAATACAGCAGGCAAGCGTCCCGTTAAGCCTATTTCGCTGCCCCAAACTGATCTTTGTGAGCTAATTGGAAATCAAACAAGTTCCGGTGAGCggaaaaacaagaagagaaagaagggcaTTGCCATCGATGAACAACGGCGTAGTCAAAACCCATCAGCATTGAAGGATGTCCAAGAGCACAAG GTTCCTGTGAGGAGAAGTCAAAAATTAAGTGAGAAGATCACAGCTCTTCAACAGCTTGTCTCTCCTTATGGCAAG ACGGATACTGCCTCAGTACTTCAAGAGGCTAGTTTCTATATCAGGCTCCTCCAAGAACAAATCCAA AATCTGATTCAGACGCAAAGCAGTTTATATAGCTATGGTGTTCAAGATCATGCCCCACTACTG ATCATTGGAGAGAGACCAGTGGACCTACAGAGTAGAGGGCTTAGCTTGGTTCCTATATCAATCACACAGAAATTAACAGAAGACAGAATTGATCCTCCTGCATTTTCAAAGAAAGCTTTCTTACATAGACATTCTTAA
- the LOC119988080 gene encoding actin-depolymerizing factor 1 yields the protein MANAASGMAVHDDCKLRFLDLKAKRTHRFIVFKIEEKQKQVVVEKLGEPTDSYEDFTSSLPADECRYAVYDFDYVTAENCQKSRIIFIAWSPDTSKVRNKMIYASSKDRFKRELDGIQVELQATDPTEMGLDVIRSRSN from the exons ATG GCCAACGCAGCATCAGGGATGGCTGTACATGATGATTGCAAGCTAAGGTTCCTGGATCTGAAAGCAAAAAGGACTCATCGCTTCATAGTTTTTAAGATTGAGGAGAAGCAAAAACAAGTTGTGGTTGAAAAGCTTGGTGAGCCAACTGACAGCTATGAGGATTTCACATCAAGCCTTCCTGCTGATGAGTGTCGATATGCAGTCTACGACTTCGATTATGTTACCGCTGAGAATTGCCAAAAGAGCAGGATCATTTTCATTGCTTG GTCACCTGACACATCTAAGGTGAGAAACAAGATGATCTATGCAAGCTCCAAGGACAGGTTTAAAAGAGAGTTGGACGGGATTCAGGTGGAGTTGCAGGCCACTGACCCTACTGAGATGGGCCTTGATGTTATTAGAAGCCGATCAAACTGA